One window from the genome of Pedobacter schmidteae encodes:
- a CDS encoding ABC-F family ATP-binding cassette domain-containing protein yields the protein MISINDLTFLLGSRALYDEADWHIKPGERIGLIGANGTGKSTLLKIIVGEYAPSSGSISMSKDLKIGYLNQDLLSYDSHHSILHVAMEAFERQNQLHDEIEELLKKIETDYSEEVLNKLSDKQQEFEALDGYNIEYRANEILAGLGFSTQDQLRPLNTFSGGWRMRVMLAKILLQTPDILLLDEPTNHMDLPSIKWLETYLLSFEGAIVIVSHDRYFLDKVVNKIVESRKGKLTPYAGNYTFYLEEKALRSEIQKGEFKNQQAKIKQEERLIERFRAKASKAKMAQSRMKALDKLERVEDVDDDNPTVNFQFKFSKPSGRHVIRIEEATKSYPNVEILENAEGVIEKGDKIALIGANGKGKSTLLRIIAGAEKFEGKCETGHNVTTTFFAQHQLESLHLDNSILEELQAFAPKHTDTELRGILGCFLFTGDDVFKKIRVLSGGEKSRVALAKSLTTDSNFLILDEPTNHLDIQSVNILIQALQQYEGTFIAVSHDRYFLDNVANKIWFIEGKDIKEYPGTYAEYEEWNAKRPQPVATSIPVKQEKEIKPKVVEKPAANTQQQLKKLNDQLQKTEQEIAAFEQSVKTIEAKIADEEVYSNSHKLAEANKEYVSAKFLLDTAQKSWEDLASQIMELEETK from the coding sequence ATGATTTCTATAAACGACTTAACATTCCTGCTGGGCTCTAGAGCCTTATATGACGAAGCAGACTGGCACATTAAACCGGGAGAGAGAATTGGACTGATTGGTGCCAATGGAACTGGAAAATCGACCTTACTTAAAATAATTGTTGGAGAGTATGCCCCCTCATCGGGTTCCATTTCGATGTCGAAAGACCTCAAAATTGGTTACCTGAACCAGGATTTGCTTTCGTACGACTCGCACCATAGTATTTTACATGTAGCCATGGAAGCTTTTGAGCGTCAAAACCAGCTACATGATGAAATTGAAGAACTGCTGAAAAAAATTGAAACAGATTATTCTGAAGAAGTTTTAAATAAACTGAGCGACAAACAACAGGAGTTTGAAGCTTTGGATGGCTACAATATTGAATACCGCGCCAACGAAATTTTGGCAGGTTTGGGTTTTAGCACTCAGGATCAGCTGCGCCCCCTAAACACCTTTTCGGGAGGTTGGCGCATGCGCGTAATGCTGGCCAAAATACTTTTGCAAACCCCGGATATCCTGTTGCTGGATGAGCCTACCAACCACATGGACTTACCCTCTATCAAATGGCTGGAAACCTATTTGCTTAGCTTTGAAGGTGCCATTGTCATCGTATCACATGATAGGTATTTCCTGGATAAGGTAGTGAACAAAATAGTCGAATCGCGCAAAGGAAAACTGACTCCTTATGCGGGTAACTATACTTTTTACCTGGAAGAAAAAGCCTTAAGGAGTGAAATTCAAAAGGGAGAATTTAAAAACCAACAGGCAAAAATTAAACAGGAAGAGCGCCTCATTGAGCGTTTCAGAGCTAAAGCTTCGAAAGCCAAAATGGCCCAGTCGAGGATGAAAGCCCTGGACAAACTGGAACGTGTAGAAGATGTGGATGACGACAACCCTACGGTAAACTTCCAGTTCAAGTTTTCTAAACCTTCGGGCCGCCATGTGATCCGTATTGAGGAAGCTACCAAGAGCTATCCCAATGTTGAAATTCTGGAAAATGCAGAAGGTGTGATTGAAAAAGGCGACAAGATTGCCTTGATTGGTGCCAACGGTAAAGGAAAGTCGACCTTATTGAGAATTATTGCCGGTGCAGAAAAATTTGAGGGCAAGTGCGAAACGGGTCATAATGTAACCACTACTTTCTTTGCGCAGCACCAGCTGGAATCTTTACATCTGGACAACTCTATACTGGAAGAATTACAGGCTTTTGCACCTAAGCATACCGACACCGAGCTTCGTGGTATACTGGGTTGCTTCCTGTTTACCGGAGATGATGTTTTTAAAAAAATCAGAGTGCTTTCGGGTGGTGAAAAATCGAGAGTTGCTTTGGCCAAGTCTTTAACAACAGACTCTAACTTCCTGATTCTGGATGAGCCTACCAACCACCTCGACATACAGTCGGTAAACATTCTAATACAGGCTTTGCAGCAATACGAGGGTACTTTTATTGCCGTATCGCACGACAGGTATTTTCTGGACAATGTGGCCAACAAAATCTGGTTTATTGAAGGTAAAGACATTAAAGAATATCCTGGCACCTATGCCGAGTATGAAGAATGGAATGCCAAAAGGCCACAGCCTGTTGCCACAAGCATCCCTGTAAAACAGGAAAAAGAGATAAAGCCTAAGGTAGTAGAAAAGCCGGCAGCCAATACCCAGCAGCAACTAAAAAAGCTGAACGATCAGTTACAAAAAACAGAACAGGAAATAGCCGCGTTTGAACAAAGCGTAAAAACTATTGAGGCAAAAATTGCTGATGAAGAGGTTTATTCCAATTCGCATAAACTGGCAGAGGCCAATAAAGAATATGTCTCGGCAAAATTCCTGTTGGATACGGCCCAGAAAAGCTGGGAAGATCTAGCTTCACAAATTATGGAACTAGAAGAAACTAAATGA
- a CDS encoding quinone-dependent dihydroorotate dehydrogenase has protein sequence MYQLIKPLFFQFDPEKVHYFVVKRLKWFHDNFPLGKTILRSSFDVNIKGLEREVFGIKFKNPVGLAAGFDKNGEYIEALSDLGFGFIEVGTVTPLPQPGNDKPRMFRLEEDSALINRMGFNNKGVDTLAERLRLLRSKNSDIVVGGNIGKNKNTPNEEAVDDYIKCFDRLFDVVDYFVVNVSSPNTPGLRALQEKEPLMQLLNTLQQRNKKNEVSRPILLKIAPDLTNEQLDDIVEIVMQTGIAGVIATNTTIDRSGLYTPEKVAGQAGGLSGKPLTVRSTEVIKYLADKSNKAFPIIGVGGIHSPQDAKDKLEAGASLVQLYTGFIYEGPGIVKKICKELVK, from the coding sequence ATGTATCAGCTTATTAAACCTTTATTTTTCCAGTTCGACCCCGAAAAGGTGCATTATTTTGTCGTAAAACGACTTAAATGGTTTCACGATAATTTTCCGTTGGGCAAAACTATCCTTCGCAGTAGCTTTGATGTCAATATCAAAGGGCTGGAGCGTGAGGTTTTTGGAATCAAATTTAAAAATCCTGTTGGTCTGGCCGCAGGCTTCGACAAAAACGGCGAATATATAGAAGCGTTGAGCGACCTGGGCTTTGGTTTCATAGAGGTAGGTACAGTAACCCCATTACCACAACCCGGCAACGACAAGCCCCGAATGTTTCGTTTGGAAGAGGATAGTGCCCTGATCAACCGGATGGGTTTTAACAATAAAGGGGTAGATACATTGGCTGAGCGGTTAAGACTTTTGAGAAGCAAAAACAGCGATATTGTGGTGGGTGGTAATATTGGGAAAAATAAAAATACGCCCAATGAGGAAGCGGTAGACGATTATATCAAATGTTTTGATCGTCTGTTTGATGTGGTTGATTATTTTGTGGTCAATGTGAGCTCGCCAAATACACCGGGATTGCGCGCTTTGCAGGAAAAAGAGCCTTTAATGCAACTGCTAAATACTTTGCAGCAGCGGAACAAGAAAAATGAGGTGTCGAGACCTATTTTGCTGAAAATTGCACCTGATTTGACCAATGAGCAACTGGACGATATAGTTGAGATTGTGATGCAAACGGGGATTGCCGGTGTAATAGCTACCAATACTACCATAGATCGCAGCGGTTTGTATACGCCCGAGAAAGTAGCGGGCCAAGCAGGAGGTCTAAGTGGTAAGCCACTTACGGTTCGGTCTACCGAAGTGATCAAATATCTTGCTGATAAATCCAATAAAGCTTTTCCTATCATTGGCGTAGGGGGCATTCATTCGCCACAAGATGCCAAAGATAAGCTGGAAGCAGGCGCTTCGTTGGTTCAGCTGTATACGGGCTTTATTTATGAGGGACCTGGTATTGTTAAAAAGATATGCAAGGAATTGGTGAAATAA